From Lycium ferocissimum isolate CSIRO_LF1 chromosome 12, AGI_CSIRO_Lferr_CH_V1, whole genome shotgun sequence, one genomic window encodes:
- the LOC132040693 gene encoding major strawberry allergen Fra a 1-2-like: MGIITVTDEFTSPISASRMFKALILDGENLLPKIAPQVIKNVETIHGDGGPGTIKQMNFAEGSEVKFVKNRIDALDKDNMTYAYTLIEGGSLMDKIDSISYEIKLESTPDGGCKSKTTSNYHTKPGVEIKGEEIKARKEKATLVVKAVEGYLLANPNEYA, translated from the exons aTGGGAATTATCACAGTCACTGATGAGTTCACTAGCCCAATTTCAGCATCTAGAATGTTTAAGGCCCTCATTCTTGATGGTGAAAATCTTCTTCCAAAAATTGCACCTCAAGTTATCAAAAATGTTGAGACAATTCATGGAGATGGAGGCCCTGGAACTATCAAGCAAATGAACTTTGCTGAAG GTAGTGAAGTCAAGTTTGTGAAGAATAGGATTGACGCACTTGACAAAGATAACATGACCTATGCATACACATTGATTGAAGGTGGTTCTTTAATGGACAAGATTGATTCAATTTCATatgaaataaaacttgagtCCACCCCTGATGGAGGATGTAAAAGTAAAACCACTAGCAATTACCATACAAAGCCTGGTGTTGAGATCAAAGGAGAAGAAATTAAAGCACGCAAAGAGAAGGCTACTCTTGTTGTCAAGGCTGTTGAGGGTTACCTCTTGGCAAATCCTAATGAATATGCTTAG
- the LOC132039688 gene encoding protein DEHYDRATION-INDUCED 19 homolog 4-like, with protein sequence MDSDSWIRMSTSSRRHQSRSDFYNIIEEYEGEEESRPEFLCPFCGEDFDIVGLCCHIDEEHAIEAKNGICPFCAKRVGTNLVGHITQQHGNILKVQRKRRLRRGGTNSTLSILRKELREGSLPSILRGSSHLVSSATSDPDPLLSSFINTSASVDEPPEVQPLSSALAACSTEENTAENLSDRNIQPSPLSEKDQEEKARKCEFVQGLLLSTFLEDDDF encoded by the exons ATGGATTCTGATTCTTGGATTCGTATGTCTACTTCTTCAAGACGTCACCAATCTCGATCAG ACTTCTATAATATAATAGAAGAGTACGAGGGTGAAGAGGAGTCAAGGCCGGAGTTTCTGTGCCCTTTCTGTGGCGAGGATTTTGATATAGTTGGCCTTTGCTGTCATATCGACGAAGAGCATGCTATTGAGGCTAAGAATGGG ATATGCCCCTTTTGTGCTAAAAGGGTTGGGACGAATTTGGTTGGCCATATTACGCAGCAACATGGAAATATTCTGAAG GTGCAGCGCAAGAGACGATTACGAAGGGGTGGAACtaattcaactctttctatTTTAAGAAAAGAGCTGAGAGAAGGAAGTCTACCGTCCATTCTCAGGGGATCTTcgcacttggtttcttccgcTACTTCAGATCCTGATCCCCTGTTATCTTCATTCATTAACACCTCAGCTTCGGTTGATGAACCTCCTGAAGTTCAACCTCTTTCTTCTGCTTTAGCAGCATGCTCAACAGAAGAAAACACTGCTGAGAACTTGTCTGACAG AAATATTCAGCCATCTCCACTATCCGAAAAAGACCAAGAAGAGAAGGCAAGGAAATGCGAGTTTGTTCAAGGGCTTCTGCTGTCGACCTTTCTTGAAGATGACGACTTCTAA
- the LOC132039583 gene encoding uncharacterized protein LOC132039583, with translation MHVVHMTTHFTPPVLLLLPPPPLHVRVPTLLRPTYVANSVTLPRSFRVSSFPRRNYFFRPNFTMPSAFTAAYSAGDDGELNFPVELSDESDFDRIVSSDGLISVCGFGSLLSERSARSTFPDLINFRVAKLSGFRRVFAHSAPIFFERRIAKPETKEISSLSVEPCEGESLIVTIFEIQRSEIPAFIEREHEFRFLAVIPETLNGLFYINPAIICARYSDEEYLKTRCRGDKDIFFQRYGRYNIDKIWRDDILPCRVYLRHCVLAAQNLGDLAYDNFLDHTFLGDRRTTIREYFSTTGSGIMEEEPPELLKERYGG, from the exons ATGCACGTGGTACACATGACCACACACTTTACTCCTCCTGTACTATTATTATTACCTCCACCGCCACTTCACGTGCGTGTCCCCACGCTCTTACGACCTACTTATGTCGCAAACTCCGTCACTCTTCCTCGCTCATTCCGCGTCTCTTCTTTTCCTCGCCGGAATTACTTTTTCCGGCCAAATTTCACCATGCCTTCAGCCTTCACCGCCGCCTATTCCGCCGGCGATGACGGCGAACTGAATTTTCCGGTGGAACTTTCCGATGAGTCTGATTTTGATCGAATTGTATCATCCGATGGATTAATCTCTGTTTGTGGATTTGGTTCTCTCCTCTCAG AAAGGAGTGCTCGGAGTACATTTCCAGATCTGATCAACTTCAGAGTCGCGAAATTGAGTGGATTTCGGAGAGTATTTGCTCATTCAGCGCCTATTTTCTTTGAGCGTCGGATAGCTAAACCTGAAACCAAG GAAATATCAAGCTTGAGTGTGGAGCCCTGTGAAGGGGAAAGTCTTATAGTTACTATCTTTGAAATTCAAAGATCAGAG ATCCCAGCATTTATTGAAAGGGAGCACGAGTTTCGGTTTTTAGCT gtaatCCCAGAAACATTAAATGGATTGTTTTACATCAATCCAGCA ATAATTTGTGCCCGTTATAGTGATGAGGAGTATCTGAAAACTAGATGCAGAG GTGATAAAGACATCTTCTTCCAGCGGTATGGCCGATATAATATTGACAAGATTTGGCGAGATGATATATTACCCTGCCGTGTCTATCTCCGCCATTG TGTTCTGGCAGCTCAGAATCTTGGTGATCTTGCCTACGATAATTTTCTTGATCATACCTTCCTTGGCGACCGTAGAACAACAATACGCGAGTACTTCTCAACAACTGGTTCTGGAATCATGGAGGAGGAGCCTCCCGAGTTGTTAAAAGAACGATATGGTGGTTAA